From Cheilinus undulatus linkage group 17, ASM1832078v1, whole genome shotgun sequence, one genomic window encodes:
- the phyhd1 gene encoding phytanoyl-CoA dioxygenase domain-containing protein 1 isoform X1 produces the protein MDFMTDQDVQRYLEDGYVILDGLLTPQECDELRQRMSEIVDQMDVPEHCRTTFSTYHDEQLKTQGNADYFITSGDKIRFFFEKGVFDDKGEFIVPKQRSLNKVGHALHAYEPLYKKVTHSPKVQGIAKKLGLVSPVILQSMFIFKQPGIGGEVTPHQDATFLYTEPLGRVMGLWIALEDATVNNGCLWFIPGSHNSGISRRMVRTPKGTFPLTDFTGREQEYDEKKFISVPVKKGGVVLIHGEVVHRSAENTSEDSRHVYTFHIMESQDTCWSPDNWLQPTEELPFPSLYTK, from the exons ATGGATTTTATGACGGatcaagatgtgcaaagg TACCTGGAGGACGGGTATGTCATCCTGGACGGGCTGCTGACCCCACAGGAGTGTGACGAGCTGAGGCAGAGGATGTCAGAGATAGTGGACCAGATGGACGTCCCTGAGCACTGCCGCACCACCTTCTCCACCTATCACGACGAGCAGCTCAAAACACAG GGAAATGCTGACTATTTCATCACCAGCGGAGATAAGATCCGCTTTTTCTTTGAGAAAGGAGTTTTTGATGACAAAG GGGAGTTCATTGTACCAAAGCAGCGGTCACTAAATAAAGTCGGGCATG CCCTCCATGCCTATGAACCATTGTACAAGAAGGTTACACATTCACCCAAAGTGCAG GGTATAGCAAAGAAGCTGGGCCTTGTAAGTCCTGTGATTCTGCAAAGCATGTTCATTTTTAAG caACCTGGGATAGGAGGAGAAG TGACACCACATCAAGATGCCACATTTCTGTATACGGAGCCTCTGGGTAGAGTGATGGGGCTGTGGATCGCCCTGGAAGACGCCACTGTTAACAATGGCTGCCTGTGGTTTATCCCAGGATCGCACAACA GTGGTATTTCTCGGCGTATGGTGCGCACCCCAAAAGGCACCTTTCCCCTGACGGACTTCACTGGTCGAGAGCAGGAATATGACGAGAAAAAGTTTATTAGTGTACCGGTTAAAAAAG GAGGTGTAGTCCTGATCCACGGGGAGGTTGTTCATCGCAGTGCTGAAAACACGTCTGAAGACTCCCGTCATGTCTACACCTTCCACATTATGGAGTCCCAGGACACATGCTGGAGCCCCGACAACTG GTTGCAGCCCACTGAGGAGCTCCCCTTCCCATCTCTCTACACAAAATAA
- the phyhd1 gene encoding phytanoyl-CoA dioxygenase domain-containing protein 1 isoform X2 yields MSEIVDQMDVPEHCRTTFSTYHDEQLKTQGNADYFITSGDKIRFFFEKGVFDDKGEFIVPKQRSLNKVGHALHAYEPLYKKVTHSPKVQGIAKKLGLVSPVILQSMFIFKQPGIGGEVTPHQDATFLYTEPLGRVMGLWIALEDATVNNGCLWFIPGSHNSGISRRMVRTPKGTFPLTDFTGREQEYDEKKFISVPVKKGGVVLIHGEVVHRSAENTSEDSRHVYTFHIMESQDTCWSPDNWLQPTEELPFPSLYTK; encoded by the exons ATGTCAGAGATAGTGGACCAGATGGACGTCCCTGAGCACTGCCGCACCACCTTCTCCACCTATCACGACGAGCAGCTCAAAACACAG GGAAATGCTGACTATTTCATCACCAGCGGAGATAAGATCCGCTTTTTCTTTGAGAAAGGAGTTTTTGATGACAAAG GGGAGTTCATTGTACCAAAGCAGCGGTCACTAAATAAAGTCGGGCATG CCCTCCATGCCTATGAACCATTGTACAAGAAGGTTACACATTCACCCAAAGTGCAG GGTATAGCAAAGAAGCTGGGCCTTGTAAGTCCTGTGATTCTGCAAAGCATGTTCATTTTTAAG caACCTGGGATAGGAGGAGAAG TGACACCACATCAAGATGCCACATTTCTGTATACGGAGCCTCTGGGTAGAGTGATGGGGCTGTGGATCGCCCTGGAAGACGCCACTGTTAACAATGGCTGCCTGTGGTTTATCCCAGGATCGCACAACA GTGGTATTTCTCGGCGTATGGTGCGCACCCCAAAAGGCACCTTTCCCCTGACGGACTTCACTGGTCGAGAGCAGGAATATGACGAGAAAAAGTTTATTAGTGTACCGGTTAAAAAAG GAGGTGTAGTCCTGATCCACGGGGAGGTTGTTCATCGCAGTGCTGAAAACACGTCTGAAGACTCCCGTCATGTCTACACCTTCCACATTATGGAGTCCCAGGACACATGCTGGAGCCCCGACAACTG GTTGCAGCCCACTGAGGAGCTCCCCTTCCCATCTCTCTACACAAAATAA